One genomic window of Candidatus Methylomirabilota bacterium includes the following:
- a CDS encoding phosphate/phosphite/phosphonate ABC transporter substrate-binding protein, with the protein MGFGAPWGFGAPWGFGAPGTAWGQRGMPEKPLIMAFTPSRDPTALQEAADAFVAAVARLSGVPVRAQVASDYAGVVEALRSRRVDLAFVHPVGYVLARREAGCEILVRDVWEGKTAYTARFYVRESSGIKRVEELRGRTIAFVDPASSSGYIYPMVLLIKRGLVRDRDPKTFFKEALFAGTHEAALRTLLQGRVDAAATFDRAPQIHLKDPALVAQLVAVGETPEIPEAGICARPGLPAAAIQALKRALLGMKRPEHAVELKGIYDIDGFVEARDADYDPVRDALELLDYRPNR; encoded by the coding sequence ATCGGCTTCGGAGCTCCCTGGGGCTTCGGAGCTCCCTGGGGCTTCGGAGCGCCCGGGACCGCCTGGGGCCAGCGCGGGATGCCCGAGAAGCCGCTGATCATGGCTTTCACGCCCTCGCGCGATCCAACGGCGCTCCAGGAGGCCGCGGACGCCTTCGTGGCGGCGGTCGCGCGACTATCGGGTGTGCCGGTGCGGGCGCAGGTCGCCTCGGACTACGCGGGCGTCGTGGAGGCGCTCAGAAGCCGGCGCGTGGACCTGGCCTTCGTCCACCCGGTCGGCTACGTCCTGGCGCGGCGCGAGGCCGGCTGCGAGATCCTCGTGCGCGACGTCTGGGAGGGCAAGACCGCTTACACCGCGCGCTTCTACGTCCGCGAGTCGAGCGGGATCAAGCGCGTCGAGGAGCTGCGCGGCCGCACAATCGCCTTCGTGGACCCGGCGTCGAGTTCGGGTTACATCTATCCGATGGTGCTGCTGATCAAGCGCGGGCTGGTCCGAGATCGCGACCCGAAGACGTTCTTCAAAGAGGCCCTCTTCGCGGGCACGCACGAGGCGGCGCTGCGGACGCTGCTCCAGGGCCGGGTGGACGCAGCCGCCACGTTTGACAGGGCGCCCCAGATCCACCTGAAGGATCCAGCGCTCGTAGCGCAGCTCGTCGCCGTCGGCGAGACGCCGGAGATTCCGGAGGCGGGCATCTGCGCCCGCCCGGGGCTGCCCGCGGCCGCGATCCAAGCGCTCAAGCGGGCGCTCCTCGGCATGAAGCGGCCCGAGCACGCGGTGGAGCTCAAGGGGATCTACGACATCGACGGCTTCGTGGAGGCGCGGGACGCGGACTACGATCCCGTCAGGGACGCTCTGGAGCTGCTGGACTACCGGCCGAATCGCTGA
- a CDS encoding class I SAM-dependent methyltransferase yields MDAALEKRQVKRAYKIYAPAYDFVFDWIFHPGREQAIRLLDIKGGEQILEVGIGTGLNLPLYPANCRITGIDLSEEMLEKAQDKVVELALNNITLKAMDATVMDFGDSEFDAAVATYTISAVPDPVAVLREMRRVVKPGGNIVLLNHFRSERRVVGRLEDLISPVCTRLGWKSNLPLEPLLEQVGLIPDLSAKVNLFNGWRLIKCLNRK; encoded by the coding sequence GTGGACGCGGCGTTGGAGAAACGGCAGGTCAAGCGGGCCTACAAGATCTACGCCCCCGCCTACGACTTCGTGTTCGACTGGATCTTCCACCCCGGTCGGGAGCAGGCCATCAGGCTCCTGGACATCAAGGGCGGCGAGCAGATCCTCGAGGTCGGCATCGGCACGGGCCTGAACCTGCCACTGTACCCCGCCAACTGCCGCATCACGGGCATCGATCTGTCGGAGGAGATGCTCGAGAAGGCGCAGGACAAGGTCGTGGAACTCGCGCTCAACAACATCACGCTCAAGGCGATGGACGCCACGGTCATGGACTTCGGCGACAGTGAGTTCGACGCGGCGGTGGCGACCTATACGATCAGCGCCGTGCCGGACCCCGTCGCGGTGCTGCGGGAGATGCGCCGGGTGGTCAAGCCGGGCGGCAACATCGTGCTCCTGAACCACTTCCGCAGCGAGCGCCGCGTGGTCGGGCGCCTCGAGGACCTGATCTCGCCCGTGTGCACGCGGCTGGGCTGGAAATCGAATCTTCCGCTCGAGCCGCTCCTCGAGCAGGTCGGCCTCATCCCGGACCTCTCCGCCAAGGTGAATCTCTTCAACGGCTGGCGCCTGATCAAGTGCCTCAACCGCAAGTAG
- a CDS encoding LapA family protein, with amino-acid sequence MTLAYFLMALVGAACAVFALQNMDPVVIRFIAWRAEGIPLALVILLSVLGGLIFASCAGLLRHWKLRSRIRQLEAQLAAEERPGAPNPPARSLE; translated from the coding sequence ATGACACTCGCCTACTTCCTGATGGCCCTCGTAGGGGCGGCCTGCGCGGTCTTCGCGCTGCAAAACATGGACCCGGTCGTGATCCGATTCATCGCCTGGCGCGCGGAGGGCATACCCCTGGCCCTCGTCATCCTGTTGTCCGTGCTAGGCGGCCTCATCTTCGCCTCCTGCGCGGGCCTCCTGCGCCACTGGAAGCTGCGCTCGCGCATCCGCCAACTCGAAGCTCAGCTGGCGGCAGAGGAGCGCCCCGGCGCGCCCAACCCGCCGGCGAGAAGTCTCGAGTGA
- a CDS encoding bifunctional oligoribonuclease/PAP phosphatase NrnA: protein MRPVLVLPEDLVLHLEGHIALGGEPPLYLVSRPALRARLARRKARAITGDPEDPEAYRRALGRGRGPLVVAAPAGRTPRVAAAVRAALPDAAVLVVGDDRLHVPGAITVPWSAFAERVLQPELERAQERTRVEKIRAHFDGASRILILMQDDPDPDAIASALALRTLLGRNRTGAPICTFGTITRPENIAMCEILDIDVEPITTREMHGFDRVAMVDVQPSFLEERFVEVDLVIDHHPVEEPVRARIRDVRPSYGATSTILVEYLRAADVKITQRLATALLYGIKADTLGLERGGTRADLDAFAFLYLLANHNALRRIERPALGEAALDALAAGLAKRKIVKGVFFSHLGPVATADLIPQFADFGLQAEGVEWSVVSGVVGDDIHVSVRSVGYVRSAGDVTRAAFGDLGSAGGHRTMAKAVLPADALLASGQEPTKGAGCQARIVERFLRALGANGGRS from the coding sequence ATGCGTCCCGTGCTGGTCCTGCCGGAAGACCTCGTCCTCCACCTCGAGGGCCACATCGCCCTGGGCGGCGAGCCGCCGCTCTACCTCGTGTCACGCCCCGCGCTTCGCGCCCGTCTCGCGCGGCGGAAGGCGCGGGCCATCACGGGCGATCCCGAAGACCCCGAGGCGTATCGCCGCGCGCTCGGCCGCGGCCGCGGGCCTCTCGTCGTGGCGGCGCCGGCCGGCCGCACGCCGCGGGTCGCCGCGGCGGTGCGCGCGGCGCTCCCCGACGCGGCCGTGCTCGTCGTGGGCGACGATCGGCTCCACGTCCCCGGCGCCATCACGGTGCCGTGGAGCGCCTTCGCCGAGCGCGTGCTCCAGCCGGAGCTCGAGCGCGCCCAGGAGCGGACGCGCGTCGAGAAGATCCGCGCCCACTTCGACGGCGCCTCGCGCATCCTCATCCTGATGCAGGACGATCCCGACCCCGACGCCATCGCCTCGGCCCTGGCGCTCAGAACCTTGCTCGGCCGCAACCGCACGGGAGCGCCCATCTGCACCTTCGGCACCATCACCCGGCCCGAGAACATCGCCATGTGCGAGATCCTCGACATCGATGTCGAGCCGATCACGACGCGCGAGATGCACGGCTTCGACCGGGTCGCCATGGTGGACGTCCAGCCCTCCTTCCTCGAGGAGCGCTTCGTCGAGGTCGACCTCGTCATCGACCACCACCCGGTCGAGGAGCCGGTGCGCGCGCGGATCCGCGATGTGCGGCCGTCGTACGGCGCCACGTCGACCATCCTCGTCGAGTACCTGCGGGCCGCGGACGTCAAGATCACGCAGCGCCTCGCGACGGCGCTGCTCTACGGCATCAAGGCCGACACGCTCGGGCTCGAGCGGGGCGGCACGCGCGCCGACCTCGACGCGTTCGCGTTCCTCTACCTCCTCGCCAACCACAACGCGCTGCGCCGCATCGAGCGCCCCGCCCTCGGCGAGGCCGCGCTCGACGCCCTGGCGGCCGGGCTCGCCAAGCGCAAGATCGTCAAGGGCGTGTTCTTCTCCCACCTTGGCCCCGTCGCCACCGCGGACCTGATTCCGCAGTTCGCCGACTTCGGACTCCAAGCCGAGGGCGTCGAATGGTCGGTGGTCTCGGGTGTGGTCGGTGACGACATCCACGTCTCGGTGCGCAGCGTCGGCTACGTCAGGAGCGCGGGTGACGTGACGCGCGCGGCCTTCGGCGACCTGGGCTCGGCGGGCGGCCACCGGACCATGGCCAAAGCCGTCCTGCCCGCCGACGCGCTGCTCGCGTCCGGCCAGGAGCCGACGAAGGGCGCCGGCTGCCAGGCCCGCATCGTGGAGCGCTTCCTCCGGGCCCTCGGCGCCAACGGCGGAAGGAGCTGA
- a CDS encoding rhomboid family intramembrane serine protease has translation MFRQRSGSSLCYACGKLNRVDASVCFYCGRRNPGLWGFGPAIGRLIGGLDFAALVTVVAITAYIASLALDPRAALAPRGVFDLLAPGGRALIALGMAGAVPWQAGHWWTVLTAIYLHGSLLHILFNLLWIRQLLPDVEEVYGQARTVVMFTLSGAAGFLLSNAAGNPFTLGASGAVFGVLGAMVWYGRRRGGLFGAAVLRQYGSWALILFVVGLLPGMRVDNWGHAGGFLGGVLVALLLGAGDQHPERGVHRVLAAACLALTAAAFALQLWTAFAP, from the coding sequence GTGTTCCGCCAGAGATCGGGCTCGAGCCTCTGCTACGCCTGCGGCAAGTTGAACCGGGTGGACGCCTCCGTCTGCTTCTACTGCGGCCGGCGGAACCCGGGACTCTGGGGCTTCGGGCCCGCGATCGGCCGCCTCATCGGCGGGCTCGACTTCGCCGCCCTGGTGACGGTGGTAGCCATCACCGCCTACATCGCCTCTCTCGCCCTCGATCCCCGCGCGGCGCTCGCTCCGCGCGGGGTCTTCGACCTGCTCGCGCCCGGCGGCCGCGCCCTCATTGCCCTCGGCATGGCGGGGGCTGTGCCCTGGCAGGCGGGCCACTGGTGGACCGTCTTGACCGCGATCTATCTTCACGGCAGCCTGCTGCACATCCTCTTCAACCTGCTCTGGATCCGCCAGCTCCTCCCGGACGTCGAAGAGGTGTACGGACAGGCTCGGACGGTCGTGATGTTCACGCTGAGCGGCGCCGCGGGCTTCCTGCTCTCGAACGCGGCGGGAAATCCATTCACGCTCGGCGCCTCGGGCGCCGTCTTCGGTGTCCTGGGCGCGATGGTGTGGTACGGGAGGCGCCGCGGCGGCCTCTTCGGGGCCGCCGTCCTCCGGCAGTACGGCAGCTGGGCGCTCATCCTCTTCGTCGTCGGGCTACTCCCCGGAATGCGAGTCGACAACTGGGGACACGCCGGCGGCTTCCTGGGCGGGGTGCTCGTGGCGCTCCTGCTGGGCGCGGGCGACCAACATCCCGAGCGCGGGGTCCATCGGGTGTTGGCCGCGGCCTGCCTCGCGCTCACGGCCGCCGCCTTCGCGCTCCAGCTCTGGACGGCCTTCGCCCCTTGA
- a CDS encoding 2,3-bisphosphoglycerate-independent phosphoglycerate mutase yields MDLGLLHDLAQPNTTKIILCSLDGLGGLPRPGTGKSELETARLPNLHALAKRSACGLLRHVGPGITPGSGPGHLGLFGYDPLQHPVGRGVLEALGIDFHLKPGDVAARGNFCTVDAQGRITDRRAGRIATELCVALCEKLRSVTVDGAEIVIEPLNEHRFVLVLRGEGLSGRVSETDPQALGAPPLRARALEPSAERAAAAVNQFVERARPLLRDAAPANMVLLRGFDKQPDIPLFPGTFRLRAAAVAAYPMYRGLARLVGMDVLDTGPTFADEIATLKRHWNNFDFFFLHYKDTDKAGEDGDFDAKVAALERFDARLPDVQALGPDVLAVSGDHSTPSILAAHGWQPVPALVSSAYCGADHVSRFTERDCAGGALGILPAQDLMPLLMANGLRLAKYGA; encoded by the coding sequence GCTCGGCGGCCTGCCGCGCCCCGGCACTGGAAAGAGCGAGCTGGAAACGGCCCGCCTGCCAAACCTCCACGCCTTGGCAAAGCGCTCGGCGTGCGGCCTCCTCCGCCACGTGGGGCCCGGCATCACGCCGGGGAGCGGGCCGGGCCATCTCGGCCTCTTCGGCTACGACCCGCTCCAGCACCCGGTGGGCCGCGGCGTCCTCGAGGCCCTCGGCATCGACTTCCATCTCAAGCCGGGCGACGTCGCCGCGCGTGGCAACTTCTGCACGGTGGATGCCCAGGGGCGCATCACTGACCGGCGGGCGGGACGGATCGCGACGGAGCTGTGCGTTGCGCTCTGCGAGAAGCTTCGGAGCGTCACGGTGGACGGCGCGGAGATCGTCATCGAGCCCCTCAATGAGCATCGCTTCGTCCTCGTCCTGCGCGGCGAGGGGCTTTCGGGACGCGTATCGGAGACCGATCCGCAGGCGCTCGGGGCGCCGCCTCTCCGCGCGCGGGCGCTCGAGCCTTCGGCCGAGCGCGCGGCCGCTGCCGTCAACCAGTTCGTCGAGCGCGCGCGGCCGCTCCTCCGGGACGCGGCGCCGGCCAATATGGTCCTCTTGCGCGGGTTCGACAAGCAGCCGGACATCCCGCTCTTTCCCGGCACCTTCCGCCTGCGAGCGGCGGCCGTCGCCGCCTACCCGATGTACCGCGGCCTCGCGCGCCTCGTCGGCATGGACGTGCTCGACACGGGCCCGACTTTCGCCGACGAGATCGCCACGCTCAAGCGGCACTGGAACAACTTCGATTTCTTCTTCCTCCACTACAAGGACACGGACAAGGCGGGCGAAGACGGCGACTTCGATGCCAAGGTCGCAGCGCTCGAGCGCTTCGACGCGCGGCTGCCCGACGTGCAGGCACTCGGGCCCGACGTGCTGGCCGTCTCCGGTGACCACTCGACGCCGTCCATCCTCGCGGCGCACGGCTGGCAGCCCGTGCCCGCCTTGGTGTCGAGCGCCTACTGTGGCGCCGATCATGTCAGCCGCTTCACCGAGCGCGACTGCGCCGGCGGAGCCCTCGGGATCCTGCCGGCCCAGGACCTCATGCCACTCCTGATGGCCAACGGCCTCCGCCTCGCGAAGTACGGCGCCTAG